A DNA window from Allokutzneria albata contains the following coding sequences:
- a CDS encoding response regulator transcription factor has translation MRILVVDDDRAVRDSLRRSLQFNGYQVEMASDGVQALEQLGASRPDAMVLDVMMPRLDGLEVCRRLRSTGDDLPILVLTARDAVSDRVAGLDAGADDYLPKPFALEELLARLRALLRRTGPGQDDAGAAAATLRFADLELDPGTRDVRRGDRSISLTRTEFSLLELFLAHPRQVLTRGRILEEVWGYDFPTSGNALEVYVGYLRRKTEAAGEPRLLHTVRGVGYVLRETAP, from the coding sequence ATGCGCATCCTCGTTGTCGACGACGATCGGGCCGTACGCGACTCGCTGCGGCGGTCGTTGCAGTTCAACGGCTACCAGGTCGAGATGGCCAGCGACGGTGTGCAGGCACTGGAACAGCTCGGCGCCAGCAGACCGGACGCGATGGTGCTCGACGTGATGATGCCGCGGCTGGACGGCCTGGAGGTCTGCCGCAGGCTCCGCAGCACCGGGGACGACCTGCCGATCCTGGTGCTCACGGCCCGGGACGCCGTGTCCGACCGCGTCGCCGGGCTGGACGCCGGTGCCGACGACTACCTGCCCAAGCCGTTCGCGCTGGAGGAGCTGCTGGCGCGGCTGCGCGCCCTGCTCCGGCGCACCGGGCCCGGCCAGGACGACGCGGGCGCGGCCGCCGCCACCCTGCGCTTCGCCGACCTCGAACTGGACCCGGGCACGAGGGACGTGCGCCGAGGCGACCGGTCGATCAGCCTGACCCGCACCGAGTTCTCGTTGCTGGAGCTGTTCCTCGCGCACCCGCGCCAGGTCCTCACCCGCGGCCGCATCCTGGAGGAGGTGTGGGGCTACGACTTCCCCACCTCCGGCAACGCCCTCGAGGTGTACGTGGGCTACCTGCGCCGCAAGACCGAGGCCGCGGGCGAACCGCGACTGCTGCACACCGTGCGCGGCGTGGGCTACGTGCTCCGGGAGACCGCTCCGTGA
- a CDS encoding sensor histidine kinase: MRQRFSLQSRITALAAFGVGFAVALVSLAAYITVRSSLYSQLETKLEDQAREAVSTAIAQSDFGGFPSDVFQVFGLKVALLEVDRTGHLTLKVGSGGRATAPAVDRAEIEVALGTNDSNSRVDTKTDTQIAAVNIRPGLALVLGQSLVSTKATLNRLGVVLVVVGGAGILLAAAAGTAVARGSLRPVKRLTEAAEHVARTAELRPIPITGDDELARLTQAFNSMLAALSESQERQRRLVADAGHELRTPLTSLRTNLELLLASQRVDTPNLSEEDRAEIYEDVRAQVNELSTLVGDLVELARDDAPGVVHEPVDMVDVVERALERARRRAPNLEFDASLRPWVLDGDANALERAALNLLDNAAKWSPPGGRVRVELRQAGQGVGLLEVADAGNGIADADLPHVFERFYRSSEARTLPGSGLGLAIVKQVAERHGGTATAGHAPEGGALMSIWLPGRPG, encoded by the coding sequence ATGCGCCAGCGCTTCTCTCTCCAGTCCCGGATCACCGCGCTGGCCGCCTTCGGGGTGGGCTTCGCCGTGGCCCTGGTCTCCCTCGCCGCCTACATCACGGTGCGCTCCAGCCTGTACAGCCAGCTGGAGACCAAGCTGGAGGACCAGGCGCGGGAAGCGGTCAGCACCGCCATCGCGCAGAGCGACTTCGGGGGATTCCCCAGCGACGTGTTCCAGGTCTTCGGCCTGAAGGTCGCGCTGCTGGAGGTCGACCGCACCGGGCACCTCACGCTCAAGGTCGGCAGTGGCGGCCGGGCGACCGCGCCCGCGGTGGACCGGGCCGAGATCGAGGTGGCGCTCGGCACGAACGACTCGAACAGCCGGGTCGACACCAAGACCGACACCCAGATCGCGGCGGTGAACATCCGCCCCGGGCTCGCACTGGTCCTCGGCCAGTCGCTGGTGTCGACCAAGGCGACGCTGAACCGGCTCGGCGTGGTGCTGGTCGTGGTCGGCGGCGCGGGCATCCTCCTCGCCGCCGCGGCGGGCACCGCGGTCGCACGCGGCAGCCTCCGGCCGGTGAAGCGGCTGACCGAGGCGGCCGAACACGTCGCGCGCACCGCGGAGCTGCGACCGATCCCGATCACCGGTGACGACGAGCTGGCGCGGCTGACGCAGGCGTTCAACTCGATGCTCGCGGCGCTCTCGGAGTCGCAGGAGCGGCAACGGAGGCTCGTCGCCGACGCCGGTCACGAGCTCCGCACCCCGCTGACTTCCTTGCGCACCAACCTGGAGCTGCTGCTCGCCTCGCAGCGCGTCGACACCCCGAACCTGTCCGAAGAGGACCGGGCGGAGATCTACGAGGACGTCCGCGCCCAGGTCAACGAACTGTCCACTTTGGTCGGTGACCTGGTGGAGCTGGCCAGGGACGACGCCCCGGGTGTCGTGCACGAACCGGTGGACATGGTGGACGTCGTGGAGCGCGCACTGGAACGCGCCCGCCGCCGCGCGCCGAACCTGGAGTTCGACGCGAGCCTGCGTCCGTGGGTGCTCGACGGCGACGCGAACGCGTTGGAGCGAGCCGCGCTGAACCTGTTGGACAACGCGGCCAAGTGGAGCCCGCCGGGCGGTCGCGTCCGCGTCGAGCTGCGCCAGGCCGGTCAGGGCGTCGGGTTGCTCGAAGTGGCCGACGCGGGCAACGGCATCGCGGACGCGGACCTGCCGCACGTGTTCGAACGGTTCTACCGTTCCTCCGAGGCGCGCACGCTGCCCGGCTCCGGCCTGGGCCTGGCGATCGTCAAGCAGGTGGCCGAGCGCCACGGCGGCACCGCGACCGCGGGGCACGCACCCGAAGGCGGCGCGCTCATGTCGATCTGGCTGCCGGGGCGTCCCGGCTAG
- a CDS encoding glycoside hydrolase family 36 protein, with protein sequence METIAEIQTSDETVVHEQGWQSWSPSTTYRLGAAPHRPVDEDKRLIAYRHTTAPAPGTYCGEGLFAVAEGDSVTLFAATDPTAEVPTILAVRAGDRLVISANGSVEIRQHTGDIPGALAAWADEVCARLAVPAPRPAPTGWCSWYEYFTDVTADDIVDNLEAMEDLQLPIDVVQVDDGYQREVGDWLVPSGRFPDVPGLFAHIRDHGRRAGIWTAPFLVAERSELLAEHPDWLVGKENPVRVGHNWGQQLYALDTTHPGARDYLRTVFTTFAEWGIDYHKIDFVYAGAVPGRRHAGVSGIEAYRSGLELIREVIGPDAYLLGCGAPQLPSIGMVDAMRVSPDIALEYAPGSGDLSQPAQLGAVLNGESRRFQHGRFWVNDPDCIVARPAVEHRIEWAEHISTSGGLRASSDGLRGLDSWGLDTTHRLLAEPIPSHFV encoded by the coding sequence ATGGAGACCATCGCGGAGATCCAGACCAGCGACGAGACCGTGGTGCACGAGCAGGGTTGGCAGTCGTGGTCCCCGTCGACGACCTACCGGCTCGGCGCGGCCCCGCACCGCCCGGTGGACGAGGACAAGCGGTTGATCGCCTACCGGCACACGACCGCCCCCGCCCCCGGCACCTACTGCGGCGAGGGCTTGTTCGCCGTCGCCGAGGGCGACTCCGTCACGCTGTTCGCCGCGACGGACCCGACCGCCGAGGTGCCCACCATCCTCGCGGTGCGCGCGGGCGACCGCCTAGTGATCAGCGCCAACGGTTCGGTGGAGATCCGGCAGCACACCGGTGACATCCCCGGCGCGCTGGCCGCGTGGGCCGACGAGGTGTGCGCGCGGCTCGCGGTGCCGGCGCCGCGCCCGGCACCGACCGGCTGGTGCTCCTGGTACGAGTACTTCACCGACGTCACCGCCGACGACATCGTGGACAACCTGGAAGCGATGGAAGACCTGCAGCTGCCGATCGACGTGGTCCAGGTCGACGACGGCTACCAGCGCGAGGTCGGCGACTGGCTGGTCCCGTCCGGGCGCTTCCCCGACGTGCCCGGCCTGTTCGCCCACATCCGCGACCACGGCCGCCGGGCGGGGATCTGGACCGCGCCGTTCCTGGTCGCCGAACGCTCGGAGCTGTTGGCGGAGCACCCGGATTGGTTGGTGGGCAAGGAAAACCCGGTGCGCGTCGGGCACAACTGGGGTCAGCAGCTGTACGCGCTGGACACCACGCACCCCGGGGCGAGGGACTACCTGCGCACCGTGTTCACGACCTTCGCGGAGTGGGGCATCGACTATCACAAGATCGACTTTGTGTACGCGGGCGCGGTGCCCGGGCGCAGGCACGCGGGCGTGTCCGGGATCGAGGCGTACCGCAGCGGCCTGGAGCTGATCCGCGAGGTGATCGGCCCGGACGCCTACCTCCTCGGCTGCGGCGCCCCGCAGCTGCCGTCGATCGGCATGGTGGACGCGATGCGGGTGAGCCCGGACATCGCGTTGGAGTACGCGCCGGGATCGGGTGACCTGTCGCAGCCCGCCCAGCTCGGCGCGGTGCTCAACGGCGAGTCGCGGCGCTTCCAGCACGGGCGGTTCTGGGTGAACGACCCCGACTGCATCGTCGCCCGTCCCGCCGTCGAGCACCGGATCGAATGGGCCGAGCACATCAGCACCAGCGGCGGCCTGCGCGCGTCATCGGACGGCTTGCGCGGCTTGGATTCCTGGGGCCTGGACACCACGCACCGCCTGCTCGCCGAGCCGATCCCGTCGCACTTCGTCTAG
- a CDS encoding DeoR/GlpR family DNA-binding transcription regulator: MLARQRQAVILEEVRRTGAVRVSDLVTRLGVSDMTVRRDLDALARRGQVEKVYGGATSATGRSTDEPGFEAKSVRQLPEKEAIAAMAAELVRPGTAIGLSAGTTTWTLARYLDDVADLTVVTNSIRVADVLQQRGRTDRTVVLTGGVRTPSDALVGPVAVQALRSLHLDLVFLGVHGMAPNAGFTTPNLNESETDRALVDAASNLVVLADHTKWATIGISTIAQLDEAHVLVSDEGLDQGAREILAEHVDELVLAPVPARRTQPEVGA, encoded by the coding sequence GTGCTGGCGCGGCAAAGACAGGCGGTGATCCTGGAAGAGGTGCGCAGGACCGGCGCGGTGCGGGTCAGTGACCTGGTGACCAGGCTCGGCGTCTCCGACATGACCGTGCGCAGGGACCTCGACGCCCTCGCCCGGCGCGGACAGGTGGAGAAGGTCTACGGCGGCGCGACCTCGGCGACCGGCCGCAGCACCGACGAACCCGGCTTCGAGGCCAAGTCCGTCCGACAGCTGCCGGAGAAGGAGGCCATCGCGGCGATGGCCGCCGAACTGGTCCGCCCGGGCACCGCGATCGGGCTCTCCGCGGGCACCACCACCTGGACGCTGGCCCGCTACCTCGACGACGTGGCCGACCTGACCGTGGTCACCAACTCGATCCGGGTGGCCGACGTGCTCCAGCAGCGCGGGCGCACCGACCGGACCGTGGTGCTCACCGGCGGGGTGCGGACGCCGTCGGACGCGCTCGTCGGCCCCGTCGCGGTGCAGGCGCTGCGCTCGCTGCACCTGGACCTGGTGTTCCTCGGCGTGCACGGGATGGCGCCGAACGCGGGGTTCACCACGCCGAACCTCAACGAGAGCGAGACCGATCGCGCGCTGGTCGACGCCGCGAGCAACCTGGTGGTGCTCGCCGACCACACCAAGTGGGCCACGATCGGCATCTCCACGATCGCCCAGCTCGACGAGGCGCACGTGCTCGTCAGCGACGAGGGCCTTGACCAGGGCGCGCGGGAGATCCTCGCCGAGCACGTCGACGAACTGGTGCTCGCCCCCGTTCCCGCCCGCAGGACTCAGCCGGAGGTCGGCGCGTGA
- the galT gene encoding galactose-1-phosphate uridylyltransferase, which produces MKRSSNHLADGREIIYFDDTETAPRTAVDSRDLPAQAPRSEIRRDPLTGEWVGMAAHRQTRIYKPPADLCPLCPTSPGRPTEIPESSYDVVVFENRFPSFAQGVPARPSTVDGMPMVEQAGGLGRCEVVCFTSDHESSFGKLSPERVRTVVEAWADRTSTLGALPGVEQVFCFENRGEEIGVTLHHPHGQIYGYPFVTPRTERMLATAREYHAEHGRHVLGDVLAAERAAEVRVIGSTEHWTAFVPAAARWPVEVLLVPHRQVPDIPALSDAERDDFGRLYLDVLGRLDGLYDKPLPYIAAWHQAPVRVGREHSWLHLQVFSVLRTADKLKYLAGSESGMAVWVNDVTPEQIAERLRGSG; this is translated from the coding sequence GTGAAGCGCAGCAGCAACCACCTCGCGGACGGCCGCGAGATCATCTACTTCGACGACACCGAGACCGCTCCGCGCACCGCGGTGGACTCGCGCGACCTGCCCGCGCAGGCCCCGCGCTCGGAGATCCGCCGCGACCCGCTGACCGGCGAGTGGGTCGGCATGGCGGCGCACCGGCAGACCCGCATCTACAAGCCGCCTGCCGATCTCTGTCCGCTCTGCCCGACCTCGCCCGGGCGCCCGACGGAGATCCCCGAGTCGAGCTACGACGTGGTGGTCTTCGAGAACCGGTTCCCGTCCTTCGCCCAGGGCGTTCCCGCACGTCCGTCCACTGTGGACGGCATGCCCATGGTGGAGCAGGCCGGCGGGCTCGGCCGGTGCGAGGTCGTGTGCTTCACCTCCGACCACGAGTCCTCCTTCGGCAAGCTCAGCCCCGAGCGGGTGCGCACCGTCGTGGAGGCGTGGGCCGACCGCACCAGCACGCTCGGCGCGCTGCCCGGGGTGGAGCAGGTGTTCTGCTTCGAGAACCGCGGTGAAGAGATCGGCGTGACGCTGCACCACCCGCACGGTCAGATCTACGGCTACCCCTTCGTCACCCCGCGCACGGAGCGCATGCTGGCGACCGCCCGCGAGTACCACGCCGAGCACGGCAGGCACGTCCTCGGTGACGTGCTCGCCGCCGAGCGCGCCGCGGAGGTCCGCGTCATCGGCTCCACCGAGCACTGGACCGCCTTCGTGCCCGCGGCCGCGCGGTGGCCGGTCGAGGTGCTCCTGGTGCCGCACCGCCAGGTCCCGGACATCCCCGCGCTCAGCGACGCCGAGCGCGACGACTTCGGCCGCCTCTACCTCGACGTGCTCGGCAGGCTCGACGGGCTCTACGACAAGCCGCTGCCCTACATCGCGGCCTGGCACCAGGCGCCGGTCCGCGTCGGGCGCGAGCACTCGTGGCTGCACCTGCAGGTGTTCTCCGTGCTGCGCACCGCCGACAAGCTCAAGTACCTGGCGGGCTCGGAGTCCGGGATGGCGGTGTGGGTCAACGACGTCACCCCGGAGCAGATCGCCGAGCGCCTGCGCGGTTCCGGGTGA